One window of the Lepidochelys kempii isolate rLepKem1 chromosome 23, rLepKem1.hap2, whole genome shotgun sequence genome contains the following:
- the LOC140901950 gene encoding methyl-CpG-binding domain protein 1-like, whose protein sequence is MSEGWVDCPTLGPGWKRREAYRRSGATCGRTDTYYQGPNGEKFRSKIELTRFLGPSQDLTNFDFKNGVLRDPPPKVPGRWGLERTQEGRNPCARPDHETRLGFLPTQVPPRLTRSCVPFLNRCPKQVQQFLVGPRPPHP, encoded by the exons ATGTCGGAGGGCTGGGTGGACTGCCCCACCCTGGGGCCCGGATGGAAGCGCCGCGAGGCCTACCGCCGATCCGGGGCCACCTGTGGACGGACGGACACCTACTATCAGGG ccccaacGGCGAGAAATTCCGCAGCAAGATCGAGCTCACCAGGTTCCTGGGGCCGTCGCAGGACCTGACCAACTTCGACTTCAAGAACGGTGTGCTCCGTGACCCGCCCCCCAAGGTACCGGGGCGGTGGGGACTGGAGCGCACACAGGAGGGTCGGAATCCCTGTGCCAGGCCTGACCACGAAACTCGGCTGGGTTTCTTGCCAACGCAGGTGCCCCCTCGGCTGACCCGGAGCTGCGTCCCCTTTTTAAATCGATGCCCAAAACAAGTCCAGCAGTTCCTAGTTGGCCCGAGACCTCCCCATCCATGA
- the CXXC1 gene encoding CXXC-type zinc finger protein 1 isoform X2 — MDSEFSDPELAAVGEESKSENGENAPVYCICRKPDINCFMIGCDNCNEWFHGNCINITEKMAKAIQEWYCLQCRDKNPALEIRYRHKKSKEKEREGERDRFEKDELRKKAQELALDQSRGSKFSHPQQQIKRSARMCGECEACRRTEDCGQCDFCRDMKKFGGPNKIRQKCRLRQCQVRARESYKYFPASMLRGRDEDLQMLKEQLESSATPEPLSDDDLPIDPDLYQEFCAGAFDDQNLPWLSDPEDAPFLDPVLRKRAVKVKHVKRREKKSEKKKEEKYKRHKQKQKHRDRSRHAERPDAKDPASLHQCLGPGCVQPARAASKYCSEECGMKLAANRIYEILPQRIQQWQQSPCVAEEHGKKLLERIRREQQQARLRLQEMERRFHELEAIIGKAKQQAIKEDEETNEGDSDDTDLQIFCVSCGHPINPKVALRHMERCYAKYESQTSFGSMYPTRIEGATRLFCDVYNPQSKTYCKRLQVLCPEHSRDPKVSVDEVCGCPLVKDVSELTGDFCRVPKRKCNRHYCWEKLRRAEVDLERVRVWYKLDELFEQERNVRMAMTNRAGLLALMLHQTIQHDPLTTDLRTTTDR; from the exons AGGCTGTGATAACTGCAATGAGTGGTTCCATGGCAATTGTATCAACATCACAGAGAAGATGGCAAAGGCCATTCAGGAATGGTACTGTCTGCAGTGCCGAG ATAAGAACCCGGCCTTGGAGATCCGATACCGGCACAAAAAATCCAAAGAGAAGGAGCGGGAGGGCGAGCGGGATCGGTTTGAGAAGGACGAGCTGAGGAAGAAGGCCCAGGAGCTGGCCCTGGACCAGAGCCGTGGGTCAAAA TTCTCTCATCCGCAACAGCAAATCAAGCGCTCGGCACGGATGTGTGGGGAGTGCGAGGCGTGCCGGCGGACAGAGGACTGTGGGCAGTGTGACTTCTGCCGTGACATGAAGAAATTTGGAGGGCCCAATAAAATCCGTCAGAAGTGCCGTCTGCGGCAGTGCCAGGTCCGGGCACGG gaATCATATAAGTATTTCCCAGCCTCG ATGCTGCGGGGGCGGGACGAAGACCTGCAGATGCTGAAAGAGCAGTTGGAATCGTCCGCCACCCCTGAGCCGCTGTCAGATGATGACCTCCCGATTGACCCTGACTTATACCAAGAGTTCTGTGCTGGAGCCTTCGACGACCAGAACCTG ccgtgGCTCAGCGACCCGGAGGATGCCCCATTCCTGGACCCCGTGCTCCGCAAACGCGCCGTGAAGGTCAAGCACGTCAAGAGGCGGGAGAAGAAATCGGAGAAGAAG aaggaggagaagtaCAAGCGTCACAAGCAGAAGCAGAAGCACCGGGACCGGTCGCGGCACGCCGAGCGGCCGGACGCCAAGGACCCGGCCTCGCTGCATCAGTGCCTGGGCCCCGGCTGCGTCCAGCCAGCCCGCGCCGCCTCCAAGTACTGCTCCGAGGAGTGCGGCATGAAGCTGGCCGCCAA ccGGATCTACGAGATCCTTCCGCAGCGCATCCAGCAGTGGCAGCAGAGCCCATGCGTGGCGGAGGAGCACGGCAAGAAGCTGCTGGAGCGGATCCGGCGGGAGCAGCAGCAGGCGCGGCTGCGGCTGCAGGAGATGGAGCGTCGCTTCCACGAGCTGGAGGCCATCATCGGCAAGGCCAAGCAGCAGGCCatcaaggaggatgaggag accaacGAGGGAGATAGCGACGACACCGACCTACAGATCTTCTGCGTCTCCTGCGGGCACCCCATCAACCCCAAGGTGGCTCTGCGCCACATGGAACGTTGCTACGCCAAG TACGAGAGCCAGACGTCGTTCGGATCCATGTACCCAACCCGCATAGAGGG ggccacCCGCCTCTTCTGTGACGTCTACAACCCTCAGAGCAAGACGTACTGCAAGCGACTGCAGGTGCTGTGCCCCGAGCACTCCCGCGACCCCAAG GTGTCGGTGGACGAGGTGTGCGGCTGCCCTCTGGTCAAGGACGTGTCTGAGCTCACCGGCGATTTCTGCCGCGTGCCCAAGAGGAAATGCAACCGGCACTACTGCTGGGAGAAACTGCGCCGGGCCGAGGTGGACCTGGAGAGAGTGCGCGTG TGGTACAAGCTGGACGAGCTGTTTGAGCAGGAGCGCAATGTGCGCATGGCCATGACCAACCGGGCCGGGCTGCTGGCGCTGATGCTGCACCAGACCATCCAGCACGACCCGCTGACCACAGACCTGCGCACCACCACGGACCGCTGA
- the WDR13 gene encoding WD repeat-containing protein 13, giving the protein MAAVWQQVLAVDARYNAYRTPGFPQFRTQYIRRRSQLLRENAKAGHDPGARKLYLRLRAQLLAQRYGPLSEQSSFRAYSNSIVRSSRTTLDRMEDFEDDARALGARGHRRSVSRGSYQLQAQMNRVAYDERPPGSVVPTSVAEASRAMAGDTTLSENYAFAGMYHVFDQHVDEAVPKVQFANDDKHLLACCSLDGTISVCQLAPAPPAVLRVLRGHSRGVSDFAWSLSNDVLVSTSLDGTMRIWAAAEGKCIRQIPDPDGAELLCCVFQPMNNNLTVVGNGRHNLHVVNISTGKKVKGGSSKLTGRVLALSFDAPGRLLWAGDDRGSVFSFLFDMATGKLTKAKRLVVQEGSSITSISARSWVSREARDPSLLINACLNKLLLYRVVDNEGTLQLKRSFQIQQGSHPVRSIFCPLMSFRQGACVVTGSEDMCVYFFDVERTSRAIVNKLQGHSAAVLGVSFNCDESLLASSDAKGMVIVWRREQK; this is encoded by the exons ATGGCCGCAGTGTGGCAACAAGTGCTGGCTGTCGACGCGAG GTACAACGCCTACCGCACGCCCGGCTTCCCGCAGTTCCGCACCCAGTACATCCGGCGGCGCAGCCAGCTGCTGCGGGAGAACGCCAAGGCCGGGCACGACCCCGGCGCCCGCAAGCTGTACCTGCGGCTGCGCGCCCAGCTCCTGGCGCAGCGCTACGGGCCCCTCTCCGAGCAGAGCAGCTTCCGGGCCTACAGCAACAGCATCGTCCGGAGCAGCCGCACCACGCTGGACCGCATGGAG GACTTTGAGGATGATGCCCGGGCATTGGGGGCCCGTGGTCATCGCCGCTCCGTCAGCCGTGGCTCCTACCAGCTGCAGGCGCAGATGAACCGCGTGGCGTATGACGAACG GCCCCCCGGCAGCGTGGTACCCACGTCGGTGGCGGAGGCCAGCCGGGCCATGGCCGGTGACACAACGCTGAGCGAGAACTACGCCTTCGCCGGCATGTACCACGTCTTTGACCAGCACGTCGACGAGGCCG TGCCCAAGGTGCAGTTCGCCAACGACGACAAGCACCTGCTGGCCTGCTGCTCGCTGGACGGCACCATCTCGGTGTGCCAGCTGGCGCCCGCCCCGCCCGCCGTGCTGCGGGTGCTGCGGGGCCACAGCCGGGGCGTGTCCGACTTCGCCTGGTCCCTCTCCAACGACGTGCTGGTCTCCACCTCGCTGGACGGCACCATGCGCATCTGGGCCGCGGCCGAGGGCAAGTGCATCCGCCAGATCCCCGACCCCGACGGCGCCGAGCTGCTCTGCTGCGTCTTCCAGCCCATGAACAACAACCTCACCGTG GTGGGCAACGGGAGGCACAACCTGCACGTGGTGAACATCTCGACGGGGAAGAAGGTGAAGGGCGGGTCGAGCAAGCTGACGGGCCGGGTGTTGGCGCTCTCCTTCGACGCCCCCGGCCGCCTGCTCTGGGCCGGCGACGACCGCGGCAGCGTCTTCTCCTTCCTCTTCGACATGGCCACGG ggaaGCTGACCAAGGCCAAGCGGCTGGTGGTGCAGGAGGGCAGCTCCATCACCAGCATCTCGGCCCGCTCCTGGGTCAGCCGGGAGGCCCGCGACCCCTCGCTGCTCATCAACGCCTGCCTCAACAAGCTGCTCCTCTACCG GGTGGTGGACAAcgaggggaccctgcagctgaaGAGGAGCTTCCAGATCCAGCAGGGCTCCCACCCCGTCCGCAGCATCTTCTGCCCCCTCATGTCCTTCCGCCAGGGGGCCTGCGTGG TGACGGGCAGCGAGGACATGTGCGTCTACTTCTTCGACGTGGAGCGCACCAGCCGGGCCATCGTGAACAAGCTGCAGGGGCACAGCGCCGCCGTGCTGGGCGTCAGCTTCAACTGCGACGAGAGCCTGCTGGCCTCCAGCGACGCCAAGGGCATGGTCATCGTCTGGCGCCGCGAGCAGAAATAG
- the CXXC1 gene encoding CXXC-type zinc finger protein 1 isoform X3 has product MDSEFSDPELAAVGEESKSENGENAPVYCICRKPDINCFMIGCDNCNEWFHGNCINITEKMAKAIQEWYCLQCRDKNPALEIRYRHKKSKEKEREGERDRFEKDELRKKAQELALDQSRGSKVGGQQIKRSARMCGECEACRRTEDCGQCDFCRDMKKFGGPNKIRQKCRLRQCQVRARESYKYFPASMLRGRDEDLQMLKEQLESSATPEPLSDDDLPIDPDLYQEFCAGAFDDQNLPWLSDPEDAPFLDPVLRKRAVKVKHVKRREKKSEKKKEEKYKRHKQKQKHRDRSRHAERPDAKDPASLHQCLGPGCVQPARAASKYCSEECGMKLAANRIYEILPQRIQQWQQSPCVAEEHGKKLLERIRREQQQARLRLQEMERRFHELEAIIGKAKQQAIKEDEETNEGDSDDTDLQIFCVSCGHPINPKVALRHMERCYAKYESQTSFGSMYPTRIEGATRLFCDVYNPQSKTYCKRLQVLCPEHSRDPKVSVDEVCGCPLVKDVSELTGDFCRVPKRKCNRHYCWEKLRRAEVDLERVRVWYKLDELFEQERNVRMAMTNRAGLLALMLHQTIQHDPLTTDLRTTTDR; this is encoded by the exons AGGCTGTGATAACTGCAATGAGTGGTTCCATGGCAATTGTATCAACATCACAGAGAAGATGGCAAAGGCCATTCAGGAATGGTACTGTCTGCAGTGCCGAG ATAAGAACCCGGCCTTGGAGATCCGATACCGGCACAAAAAATCCAAAGAGAAGGAGCGGGAGGGCGAGCGGGATCGGTTTGAGAAGGACGAGCTGAGGAAGAAGGCCCAGGAGCTGGCCCTGGACCAGAGCCGTGGGTCAAAAGTAGGTGGCCAG CAAATCAAGCGCTCGGCACGGATGTGTGGGGAGTGCGAGGCGTGCCGGCGGACAGAGGACTGTGGGCAGTGTGACTTCTGCCGTGACATGAAGAAATTTGGAGGGCCCAATAAAATCCGTCAGAAGTGCCGTCTGCGGCAGTGCCAGGTCCGGGCACGG gaATCATATAAGTATTTCCCAGCCTCG ATGCTGCGGGGGCGGGACGAAGACCTGCAGATGCTGAAAGAGCAGTTGGAATCGTCCGCCACCCCTGAGCCGCTGTCAGATGATGACCTCCCGATTGACCCTGACTTATACCAAGAGTTCTGTGCTGGAGCCTTCGACGACCAGAACCTG ccgtgGCTCAGCGACCCGGAGGATGCCCCATTCCTGGACCCCGTGCTCCGCAAACGCGCCGTGAAGGTCAAGCACGTCAAGAGGCGGGAGAAGAAATCGGAGAAGAAG aaggaggagaagtaCAAGCGTCACAAGCAGAAGCAGAAGCACCGGGACCGGTCGCGGCACGCCGAGCGGCCGGACGCCAAGGACCCGGCCTCGCTGCATCAGTGCCTGGGCCCCGGCTGCGTCCAGCCAGCCCGCGCCGCCTCCAAGTACTGCTCCGAGGAGTGCGGCATGAAGCTGGCCGCCAA ccGGATCTACGAGATCCTTCCGCAGCGCATCCAGCAGTGGCAGCAGAGCCCATGCGTGGCGGAGGAGCACGGCAAGAAGCTGCTGGAGCGGATCCGGCGGGAGCAGCAGCAGGCGCGGCTGCGGCTGCAGGAGATGGAGCGTCGCTTCCACGAGCTGGAGGCCATCATCGGCAAGGCCAAGCAGCAGGCCatcaaggaggatgaggag accaacGAGGGAGATAGCGACGACACCGACCTACAGATCTTCTGCGTCTCCTGCGGGCACCCCATCAACCCCAAGGTGGCTCTGCGCCACATGGAACGTTGCTACGCCAAG TACGAGAGCCAGACGTCGTTCGGATCCATGTACCCAACCCGCATAGAGGG ggccacCCGCCTCTTCTGTGACGTCTACAACCCTCAGAGCAAGACGTACTGCAAGCGACTGCAGGTGCTGTGCCCCGAGCACTCCCGCGACCCCAAG GTGTCGGTGGACGAGGTGTGCGGCTGCCCTCTGGTCAAGGACGTGTCTGAGCTCACCGGCGATTTCTGCCGCGTGCCCAAGAGGAAATGCAACCGGCACTACTGCTGGGAGAAACTGCGCCGGGCCGAGGTGGACCTGGAGAGAGTGCGCGTG TGGTACAAGCTGGACGAGCTGTTTGAGCAGGAGCGCAATGTGCGCATGGCCATGACCAACCGGGCCGGGCTGCTGGCGCTGATGCTGCACCAGACCATCCAGCACGACCCGCTGACCACAGACCTGCGCACCACCACGGACCGCTGA